One window of the Rhizorhabdus dicambivorans genome contains the following:
- a CDS encoding VOC family protein codes for MSVIRLDHVTIRTTDLVATLRFYEQFFGLRPGFRPDFSVGGAWLYAEGGDYPILHVIETDNNLPGMRDHVAFRVTGLAAYLDKVKADGCAYMAIPVPGTNLVQVQHRDPNRLLVEATFEGEPIEPGEIRDRQVA; via the coding sequence ATGTCCGTAATCAGGCTCGACCATGTGACGATCAGGACGACAGACCTTGTCGCCACCCTGCGCTTCTACGAGCAGTTTTTCGGCCTTAGGCCCGGTTTCCGGCCCGACTTCTCGGTCGGAGGGGCCTGGCTCTATGCCGAGGGCGGCGACTATCCCATTCTGCACGTGATCGAAACGGACAATAACCTGCCCGGCATGCGCGACCATGTGGCGTTTCGCGTGACGGGTCTCGCGGCATATCTCGACAAGGTGAAGGCCGACGGCTGCGCCTATATGGCGATCCCCGTGCCTGGGACCAACCTCGTCCAGGTACAGCACCGAGATCCGAACCGGCTGCTGGTCGAAGCCACCTTCGAGGGCGAGCCGATCGAACCCGGCGAGATACGCGACAGGCAGGTGGCGTAG
- a CDS encoding chorismate mutase, which translates to MTDQTLAELERIRKDIESLDHDIVALVARRLDLCRAVAPLKMSAGLEAHIPHRVQLVIDRWMSHAVERGINPELMRSICGQIIAEGETLQIEKMQQAESSS; encoded by the coding sequence ATGACGGACCAGACATTGGCCGAACTCGAGCGGATCAGAAAGGACATCGAGAGCCTCGACCATGACATCGTCGCCCTCGTGGCCCGGCGCCTCGACTTGTGCCGTGCAGTGGCGCCCTTGAAAATGTCCGCCGGGCTCGAGGCCCACATCCCTCATCGTGTCCAGCTGGTCATCGATCGGTGGATGAGCCATGCGGTCGAGCGCGGGATAAACCCCGAACTGATGCGCAGTATCTGCGGACAGATCATCGCCGAAGGCGAGACGCTGCAGATCGAGAAAATGCAGCAGGCCGAGAGTTCCTCATAA
- a CDS encoding acyl-CoA-like ligand-binding transcription factor, translating to MSSTIPLRERKKDATKAALASAALELADKYGLAQLRIEDIAEQAGVSLRTFRNYFPNKEAAVVGVLTHNYDLVVEALRERPEDEELWVALAHACAALYPTDPDRAWVRRMRLLKAEPALAAEKYRSDATALEALAQQISTRKGKSGYDVYPRFAAEVTQAALRAAIDYWLDTPNTPPLSQVVRDFISRIRIQ from the coding sequence ATGTCATCCACCATACCGCTACGCGAACGAAAGAAGGACGCGACCAAGGCTGCCCTGGCCAGCGCGGCTTTGGAACTGGCGGACAAATATGGCCTGGCGCAACTGCGGATCGAGGATATCGCCGAACAGGCCGGCGTATCCCTGCGGACCTTCCGGAATTACTTCCCGAATAAGGAAGCTGCGGTCGTGGGGGTCCTGACCCACAACTATGATCTCGTCGTCGAGGCGCTGCGCGAACGGCCGGAAGACGAAGAGCTGTGGGTAGCGCTCGCCCATGCCTGCGCGGCTCTCTACCCGACAGACCCGGACCGTGCGTGGGTCAGGCGCATGCGACTGCTGAAGGCCGAACCTGCGCTGGCGGCTGAGAAATATCGTTCCGACGCGACGGCGCTGGAAGCGCTGGCACAGCAGATCAGCACGCGGAAGGGCAAGTCCGGCTACGACGTCTATCCCCGCTTCGCCGCCGAAGTTACCCAGGCGGCCCTGAGGGCAGCCATCGACTATTGGCTCGACACCCCGAACACTCCGCCTCTCAGCCAGGTCGTTCGGGACTTCATCTCGCGAATCCGCATCCAATAG
- a CDS encoding FAD-dependent monooxygenase, with protein sequence MTKKTVLIAGASIAGPALAFWLDRIGYAVTIVELSPTLRLGGQGVDVRDQSIQVVERMGLMDVVRERRVDDIAANFVDAKNRLIGSLDLQALQKEGGGAAEIRRGELSSILYENTRDSVEYVFGDAISGLSQDASGVDVTFEQGAPRRFNLVIGADGFHSGVRRIAFGPSDQFVRFKKHYFAVTMASTPFAQKRASTLFNEPGKSVMVQAAGNGPSMVYLAFRQEEPLEYHYRDIEHQRQILRNAFEGVGWDTPNILKQIDDDPHFYLDAQAQVVMPSWSNGRIALVGDAAHCASPFSGAGGLLGLIGAYRLAGELFAANGNHVEGFKNYDLAHRPLVLEKQGHLFTGMFVPRTWLGTKVRNGLVRSGLLKRVFGLDKPNTTPLTDYGM encoded by the coding sequence ATGACCAAGAAAACCGTTTTGATCGCTGGAGCCAGCATCGCCGGGCCTGCGCTCGCCTTCTGGCTCGATCGCATCGGCTACGCCGTCACGATCGTGGAGCTCTCGCCGACCTTGCGCCTGGGCGGACAGGGCGTGGACGTTCGGGACCAGTCGATTCAGGTCGTCGAGCGCATGGGACTGATGGATGTCGTCAGGGAGCGCAGGGTCGACGACATCGCCGCGAACTTCGTGGACGCGAAGAACCGCCTGATCGGCTCGCTCGATCTCCAGGCGCTCCAGAAAGAGGGCGGAGGAGCAGCCGAAATCCGGCGCGGGGAACTGTCCAGCATTCTCTACGAGAACACGCGCGACTCCGTGGAATATGTCTTTGGCGATGCGATCAGTGGCCTCAGCCAGGACGCGTCGGGCGTGGACGTGACATTCGAGCAGGGTGCTCCGCGCAGGTTCAACCTGGTGATAGGAGCCGACGGATTTCACTCGGGGGTCCGCCGCATCGCGTTCGGTCCGTCCGACCAGTTCGTCAGGTTCAAGAAACATTATTTTGCCGTCACGATGGCCTCCACTCCCTTCGCCCAGAAAAGGGCCAGCACGCTCTTCAACGAGCCGGGCAAATCGGTGATGGTCCAGGCGGCGGGTAATGGACCGTCCATGGTCTACCTGGCGTTCCGCCAGGAGGAGCCGCTCGAATATCACTACCGCGACATCGAGCATCAACGTCAGATTCTACGCAATGCCTTCGAAGGCGTGGGTTGGGACACACCGAACATCCTGAAGCAGATAGACGACGATCCCCATTTCTACCTCGACGCGCAGGCACAGGTGGTGATGCCCTCCTGGTCGAACGGAAGGATTGCGCTGGTCGGCGACGCGGCGCATTGCGCCTCCCCCTTCTCCGGCGCCGGAGGTCTGCTCGGACTGATTGGCGCTTATCGACTGGCTGGGGAACTGTTCGCCGCCAACGGCAATCATGTGGAGGGTTTCAAGAACTACGACCTCGCCCACCGCCCTCTCGTGCTGGAAAAACAGGGTCATCTGTTCACCGGCATGTTCGTGCCGCGCACATGGTTGGGGACGAAAGTGCGGAATGGGTTGGTGAGATCGGGACTGCTCAAGCGCGTTTTCGGCCTCGACAAACCGAACACCACGCCGTTGACCGACTACGGAATGTGA
- a CDS encoding GlxA family transcriptional regulator, whose protein sequence is MLALAGFIDTLRLAADEGDRSRQIRCQWSVLSEGRKLVKASNGIVVQPNDGLIDPQTFDYVVVIGGTLHGTEQETETLLAYLRAAAAAGIPLIGLCNGVFTLARAGLMQGRRACVSWFHHVDYSAEFPDLPLVSDRMFLVDGNRITCPGGVGSVHLASWLVERHLGPGSAAKGLRIMLEEAAIPAEAPQPAPAVHGFAQARDPRVRRSLLAIERLLDQRLSLADIASMVGSTPRNLTRLFVADLGMTPKAAQEVIRMGRVRRLLSDTQWPIAHIAAECGFTDASHLIKRFRDFEGVTPVRYRDQRSSGVGENGAD, encoded by the coding sequence ATGCTCGCGCTCGCCGGCTTCATCGACACCCTGCGTCTGGCCGCGGACGAGGGGGACCGGTCGAGACAGATACGCTGCCAATGGTCGGTCCTCAGCGAAGGCAGGAAGCTGGTGAAGGCGAGCAACGGCATTGTGGTCCAGCCGAACGATGGGCTGATCGATCCCCAAACGTTCGACTATGTCGTCGTCATAGGGGGCACGCTCCATGGAACGGAGCAGGAGACCGAAACGCTGCTCGCCTATCTGCGGGCCGCCGCCGCTGCGGGAATTCCACTGATCGGCCTGTGTAACGGCGTCTTCACCCTTGCCCGGGCAGGGCTGATGCAGGGGCGCCGCGCATGTGTGAGCTGGTTCCATCATGTCGACTACTCGGCCGAGTTCCCCGACCTTCCCCTGGTCTCCGATCGGATGTTCCTCGTCGACGGCAACCGTATCACCTGTCCGGGAGGCGTAGGCTCGGTTCATCTGGCCAGCTGGCTGGTGGAGCGTCACCTCGGCCCCGGTTCGGCCGCGAAGGGCCTCCGGATCATGCTCGAGGAGGCCGCGATACCGGCTGAGGCACCGCAGCCCGCCCCTGCCGTCCATGGCTTCGCGCAGGCCCGTGATCCGCGCGTGCGCAGAAGCCTGCTCGCGATCGAACGGCTTCTCGATCAGCGTCTAAGCCTTGCCGATATCGCATCGATGGTGGGGTCGACGCCGCGAAACCTGACGAGGCTGTTCGTGGCCGACCTCGGAATGACGCCCAAAGCAGCCCAGGAGGTGATACGGATGGGCCGCGTTCGGCGCCTGCTCAGCGACACCCAATGGCCCATCGCCCACATCGCAGCCGAATGCGGATTCACCGATGCATCGCATCTCATCAAGCGCTTTCGGGACTTTGAGGGTGTGACGCCCGTGCGCTATCGCGACCAGCGCTCTTCGGGCGTGGGAGAGAACGGGGCGGACTGA
- a CDS encoding L-serine ammonia-lyase codes for MIVSTFELFKLGVGPSSSHTMGPMIAAGRFVAELERTGRLHSTAGLKVTLYASLALTGKGHATDRAVLLGLSGFWPDTIDLDAADAALQAIQTGRRLTLGGGSPIAFDAQEDIVWAHRERLPGHPNALRLTAIDASNEAILAKTYYSIGGGFVIAEDEAELRTLGDNRGEVPLPFASATELLRQADAAGLTIAGVMRENELALRTGEELESGLDDIIAAMDACMDRGLGQHGELPGGLKVKRRAKEMLAALEAREAAGDPDPLAPMDWVNLWAMAVNEENAAGGRVVTAPTNGAAGILPAVLRYFDRYHGSTPDSRRVFILTAAAIGALYKRNASISGAEVGCQGEVGVACSMAAGALAAVLGGTNAQVENAAEIAMEHNLGLTCDPIGGLVQIPCIERNAMGAIKAIDAARLALMGNGEHHVSLDKVIETMKRTGADMSDVYKETSLGGLAVSFADC; via the coding sequence ATGATCGTCAGCACGTTCGAATTGTTCAAGCTGGGGGTCGGTCCGTCGAGCAGCCACACCATGGGCCCGATGATCGCCGCGGGACGGTTCGTGGCGGAGCTTGAGCGGACGGGCCGCCTGCACTCGACCGCAGGCCTCAAGGTGACGCTCTACGCATCGCTCGCCCTGACCGGCAAGGGGCACGCGACCGACCGTGCGGTTCTGCTGGGGCTTTCGGGCTTCTGGCCGGACACGATCGATCTCGATGCGGCGGACGCCGCTCTCCAAGCTATCCAGACCGGCCGCCGCCTCACCCTCGGCGGCGGGAGCCCGATCGCGTTCGATGCCCAGGAAGACATAGTCTGGGCGCATCGCGAGCGGCTGCCCGGACACCCCAACGCCCTGCGCCTGACGGCCATCGACGCGTCGAACGAGGCGATCCTCGCCAAGACCTACTACTCCATTGGCGGCGGGTTTGTTATCGCCGAAGACGAGGCAGAGCTGCGGACGCTCGGCGACAATCGGGGCGAAGTTCCCCTGCCCTTCGCCTCCGCCACGGAACTCCTGCGCCAGGCCGATGCAGCCGGACTGACGATCGCGGGGGTGATGCGCGAGAACGAACTGGCCCTGCGCACCGGGGAGGAGCTTGAATCCGGGCTGGACGACATCATCGCAGCCATGGACGCCTGCATGGATCGAGGCCTCGGTCAGCACGGTGAGCTTCCGGGCGGGTTGAAGGTGAAGCGGCGGGCCAAAGAGATGCTGGCCGCTCTCGAAGCGCGCGAAGCGGCCGGGGATCCTGACCCCCTGGCGCCCATGGACTGGGTGAATCTGTGGGCCATGGCGGTCAACGAGGAGAATGCCGCGGGCGGGCGCGTCGTCACGGCACCAACAAACGGTGCCGCCGGCATCCTTCCCGCCGTTCTGCGCTACTTCGACCGGTATCACGGCTCGACGCCGGACAGTCGACGCGTCTTCATCCTCACGGCGGCGGCGATCGGGGCACTCTACAAGCGCAACGCGTCGATCTCGGGAGCGGAGGTCGGGTGCCAGGGGGAAGTGGGTGTCGCCTGCTCGATGGCCGCGGGCGCACTGGCGGCGGTGCTCGGAGGCACCAACGCCCAGGTCGAAAATGCGGCGGAAATCGCGATGGAGCACAATCTCGGCCTGACGTGTGACCCGATAGGCGGGCTCGTCCAGATCCCCTGCATCGAGCGCAATGCGATGGGCGCGATCAAGGCCATAGATGCAGCGCGCCTCGCGTTGATGGGAAACGGAGAGCATCATGTTTCACTCGACAAGGTCATCGAGACCATGAAGCGCACCGGTGCCGATATGAGCGATGTCTACAAGGAGACCTCGCTCGGCGGGCTCGCGGTGAGCTTCGCGGATTGCTGA
- the purU gene encoding formyltetrahydrofolate deformylase encodes MTPAPKTPAPLSDAVYRLTVSCPNKPGIVAAITTELFRHGADVLEAHHYCDTETARLFVRLTFSLPSAVAPDVVRADFAPIAAKLAMEWSLVPADEKKRVLILVSKFDHCLVDLLYRWRIGELQMQPVGIISNHPLETFAGTDFGEIPFHHLPVSRADKAAQEAKIRQLVVETGAELVVLARYMQILSDELAAFLAGRCINIHHSFLPGFKGAKPYHQAHSRGVKLIGATAHYVTADLDEGPIIEQDVERISHQDTPEDLVSKGRDIERRVLARAVSLHLSGRSFANGPKTVVFRD; translated from the coding sequence ATGACGCCTGCCCCCAAGACGCCAGCCCCACTGTCCGACGCGGTCTACCGGCTCACCGTTTCCTGCCCCAACAAGCCCGGGATCGTGGCCGCGATCACGACCGAGCTCTTCCGGCATGGGGCCGACGTGCTCGAAGCCCACCATTATTGCGACACCGAAACGGCGCGGCTGTTCGTGCGGCTGACGTTCAGCCTGCCGTCCGCCGTGGCGCCGGACGTCGTCCGGGCCGATTTCGCCCCGATCGCGGCGAAGCTCGCGATGGAATGGTCTCTGGTGCCGGCGGACGAGAAGAAGAGGGTCCTCATCCTCGTTTCGAAATTCGACCATTGCCTGGTGGATCTTCTCTACCGCTGGCGGATCGGAGAGCTGCAGATGCAGCCGGTTGGCATCATTTCCAATCATCCTCTTGAGACATTCGCTGGAACCGACTTCGGAGAAATCCCCTTCCACCACCTGCCCGTCTCCAGGGCCGACAAGGCCGCACAGGAAGCGAAGATCAGGCAGCTGGTGGTCGAAACGGGTGCGGAACTGGTGGTTCTGGCCCGCTACATGCAGATTCTGTCCGACGAGCTCGCGGCCTTCCTCGCCGGACGGTGCATCAACATCCATCACAGCTTCCTGCCAGGCTTCAAGGGAGCAAAGCCTTACCACCAGGCGCATTCGCGCGGGGTGAAGCTTATCGGCGCCACGGCTCACTACGTCACGGCCGACCTCGACGAAGGGCCGATCATCGAGCAGGACGTCGAGCGGATCAGCCACCAGGACACGCCCGAGGATCTGGTCAGCAAGGGACGGGACATCGAGCGCCGTGTGCTGGCGAGAGCCGTTTCTCTCCACCTGAGCGGCCGTTCATTCGCCAACGGACCGAAGACCGTCGTGTTCAGGGACTAG
- a CDS encoding sarcosine oxidase subunit gamma, translated as MHDTDKPIGHLAGTGLPFRPLAPGHQWALRLRAQAIEEASAAWQAPLDLAPLASSSRDGRHALKLGPDEWLLIAQTADAADGLAALARSTPLSLVEISDRELAWELSGDNAAQVLAAGCPLDLADASFPPGRATRTVYGHAEIVLWRPGAERAWQVRALRSFASYLTRHLAHAGRQCESKRTHQ; from the coding sequence ATGCATGATACCGACAAGCCGATCGGACATCTGGCCGGAACGGGTCTCCCGTTCCGTCCGCTGGCACCGGGGCACCAATGGGCGCTGCGTCTCCGCGCGCAGGCGATCGAGGAGGCATCGGCAGCCTGGCAGGCGCCGCTGGACCTCGCCCCGCTCGCCAGTTCGTCGCGCGACGGGCGGCACGCCCTAAAACTCGGACCCGACGAGTGGCTGCTGATCGCGCAGACGGCCGACGCCGCGGATGGCCTCGCCGCCCTGGCCCGCTCCACACCGCTTTCGCTCGTCGAGATCTCCGACCGCGAACTCGCATGGGAGCTATCCGGGGACAATGCCGCCCAAGTGCTTGCGGCGGGCTGCCCGCTCGACCTCGCGGACGCCAGCTTCCCCCCGGGCCGGGCCACGCGGACTGTCTATGGCCATGCGGAAATCGTCCTGTGGCGCCCGGGCGCCGAGCGTGCCTGGCAGGTTCGTGCGCTTCGATCCTTCGCATCCTACCTGACACGCCACCTGGCCCATGCCGGCCGGCAGTGCGAGAGCAAGAGAACCCATCAATGA
- a CDS encoding sarcosine oxidase subunit alpha family protein, whose amino-acid sequence MKDSFRLSDKGRIDRGRPVSFSFDGRRMTAYAGDTLASALLANGVHLVGRSFKYHRPRGVLGAGVEEPNALVTIDRGPGRVQPNVQATTVEVHEGLVARSQNRWPSLRWDIGAINDAASALIPAGFYYKTFMWPRSAWKTVYEPAIRRSAGLGPPPTDADPDSYALQYDHCEVLVVGAGPAGLAAALAASTGRARVILCDERSELGGSLLADPDAVIDGMDAWTWLERTTAELSARPNVTILTRTTAFRYGSHNMISLAERVSDHVADAAPGSLRERWRQVRAGRVILATGAHERPIVFKGNDRPGVMLASAARAYLNRYGVRLGRAGVVLTRDDSGYQTAFDLARAGIATTIADLRTALPALLAGEAAKLGIEVIRGAKPLKTTGRLRVTSVEIALPGGRRRTFRCDLVLMAGGWTPTVHLFSQTRGALRWDERLEAYIPGESSEALTCVGACQGDFPTSAALQNGFAAGASAVGVEPGRAPLCARADGAIDMRQTPMSVAADSAMAFIDFQNDVTSKDLRLAVREGFLSVEHFKRYTTTGMATDQGRTSNVNAMAVVGEAMGVPMGQVGITTFRPPYTPVTFGTLAGNNRGEGFLPARLTPTHEWAVARSAVFEDVGLWKRARYFPQDGESMEAAVRRECRITRAAAGILDASTLGKIEVVGPDAAEFMNRMYVNAWTKLKPGGCRYGVLLRDDGFIFDDGVVGRLAEDRFHVTTTTGGAAGVFNLMEDYLQTEWPDLDVWLTSTTEQWAVVAVQGPRARDILAPLVEGIDLSVEAFPHMAVREGRIAGVPTRLFRVSFTGELGFEVNVPSSRGLEVWEAIWAQGHKYGATVYGTETLHVLRAEKGFIIVGQETDGTVTPDDVGLTWAIGKAKRDFVGKRSLTLAGPASPDRKQLVGLLPSGHSTVPDEGAQLVRDSALTPFSAQGHVTSAYWSEALGGPIALGLLKNGRARHGELVRATSLDGAPTLWRVCEPVFLDPKGERLNA is encoded by the coding sequence ATGAAGGACTCCTTCCGTCTGTCGGACAAAGGTCGGATCGATCGTGGGCGCCCCGTCAGCTTCAGCTTCGACGGACGCCGGATGACCGCATACGCAGGAGATACGCTCGCCAGCGCGCTCCTGGCCAATGGAGTGCATCTCGTTGGCCGCTCCTTCAAATATCACCGGCCGCGCGGCGTGCTGGGCGCCGGTGTCGAGGAGCCCAATGCCCTGGTCACCATCGACCGCGGGCCCGGCCGGGTACAGCCGAACGTGCAGGCGACCACCGTCGAGGTCCATGAGGGCCTGGTGGCGCGCAGCCAGAACCGTTGGCCTTCGCTGAGGTGGGACATCGGGGCCATCAACGACGCCGCATCGGCCCTGATTCCCGCCGGCTTCTACTACAAGACCTTCATGTGGCCGCGATCGGCCTGGAAGACGGTGTACGAGCCCGCGATCCGACGCTCGGCAGGACTTGGTCCGCCACCGACGGATGCCGATCCCGACAGCTATGCCCTTCAATATGACCATTGCGAAGTGCTTGTGGTCGGGGCGGGGCCGGCCGGCCTGGCCGCAGCGCTGGCAGCCAGCACAGGCAGGGCGCGGGTCATCCTGTGCGATGAGCGCTCCGAACTTGGCGGCTCGCTTCTCGCCGATCCCGATGCCGTCATCGACGGCATGGACGCCTGGACCTGGCTGGAGCGGACGACCGCCGAACTGTCGGCCAGGCCCAATGTGACGATCCTGACGCGAACCACCGCTTTTCGCTATGGCTCGCACAACATGATCAGCCTGGCCGAACGCGTCAGCGATCACGTCGCGGACGCGGCGCCGGGATCGCTGCGGGAGCGGTGGCGCCAGGTGCGCGCCGGCCGGGTCATCCTTGCCACCGGCGCCCATGAACGGCCGATCGTCTTCAAGGGGAACGATCGGCCCGGCGTCATGCTGGCTTCGGCGGCACGTGCCTACCTCAACCGCTACGGCGTGCGCCTCGGTCGCGCGGGAGTGGTCTTGACCCGGGACGACAGCGGCTATCAGACGGCGTTCGATCTGGCGCGGGCCGGAATCGCAACGACGATCGCCGACCTGCGCACCGCCCTCCCCGCCCTGCTGGCCGGCGAGGCCGCGAAACTCGGTATCGAGGTGATCCGGGGCGCCAAGCCGTTGAAGACCACCGGTCGGCTGCGGGTCACATCCGTCGAGATCGCACTGCCGGGTGGCCGGCGGCGGACCTTCCGGTGCGACCTCGTGCTGATGGCGGGGGGCTGGACACCGACCGTCCATCTCTTCTCGCAAACGCGGGGGGCATTGCGGTGGGACGAGCGGCTCGAAGCCTATATTCCCGGAGAGTCCAGCGAGGCTCTGACCTGCGTCGGCGCATGCCAAGGCGACTTCCCGACCTCGGCAGCGTTGCAGAACGGCTTCGCGGCCGGCGCAAGCGCCGTAGGCGTGGAGCCGGGCCGGGCACCCCTCTGCGCACGCGCGGATGGCGCCATCGACATGCGCCAGACGCCGATGAGCGTCGCGGCCGACAGCGCGATGGCGTTCATCGACTTCCAGAACGACGTGACCTCGAAGGACCTGAGGCTCGCCGTCCGCGAGGGGTTTCTCTCGGTCGAGCATTTCAAGCGCTACACGACGACCGGCATGGCGACCGATCAGGGCCGCACCTCCAACGTCAACGCGATGGCCGTCGTCGGCGAAGCGATGGGCGTGCCGATGGGGCAGGTCGGCATCACCACGTTCCGACCGCCCTATACCCCGGTCACCTTCGGGACACTGGCCGGCAACAACCGAGGCGAGGGCTTCCTGCCTGCCCGCCTGACGCCGACCCATGAATGGGCCGTCGCCCGAAGTGCGGTGTTCGAGGACGTGGGCCTCTGGAAACGCGCCCGCTATTTTCCGCAGGACGGGGAGAGCATGGAAGCCGCCGTGCGGCGCGAATGCCGGATCACGCGCGCGGCGGCAGGCATCCTCGACGCGTCCACCCTCGGGAAAATCGAGGTCGTGGGCCCTGACGCCGCCGAATTCATGAACCGCATGTACGTCAACGCCTGGACGAAGCTGAAGCCCGGCGGCTGCCGTTATGGCGTTCTGCTGCGGGACGACGGCTTCATCTTCGACGATGGCGTGGTCGGCCGGCTCGCCGAGGACCGCTTCCATGTCACGACGACGACCGGCGGGGCGGCCGGCGTGTTCAATCTCATGGAGGACTATCTCCAGACCGAATGGCCCGACCTCGACGTGTGGCTCACCTCAACCACCGAACAATGGGCGGTCGTCGCAGTCCAGGGTCCGCGTGCGCGCGACATCCTTGCGCCACTGGTGGAAGGCATCGACCTGTCGGTCGAAGCCTTCCCGCACATGGCGGTGCGGGAGGGGCGGATCGCAGGCGTGCCGACACGCCTGTTCCGGGTGAGTTTCACCGGCGAACTGGGCTTCGAGGTGAATGTCCCGTCGAGCCGTGGACTGGAGGTTTGGGAAGCCATCTGGGCGCAAGGCCACAAATATGGGGCGACGGTATATGGCACCGAAACGCTCCACGTGCTGCGCGCCGAGAAGGGCTTCATCATCGTCGGCCAGGAAACCGATGGCACGGTGACTCCGGACGATGTCGGACTGACCTGGGCGATCGGCAAGGCGAAGCGCGATTTCGTAGGGAAGCGTTCGCTCACCCTCGCCGGCCCGGCTTCACCCGACCGGAAGCAACTCGTCGGCCTCCTGCCCTCGGGGCACTCGACCGTGCCGGATGAAGGCGCCCAGCTGGTGCGCGACAGCGCCCTGACGCCCTTCAGCGCGCAAGGCCATGTCACATCCGCCTATTGGAGCGAAGCGCTGGGCGGGCCGATCGCGCTCGGCCTGCTCAAAAACGGCAGGGCCCGTCACGGCGAGCTCGTCCGCGCCACGAGCCTGGACGGTGCGCCGACCCTGTGGCGCGTCTGCGAACCGGTCTTCCTGGATCCCAAGGGAGAGCGCCTCAATGCATGA
- a CDS encoding sarcosine oxidase subunit delta has product MLVIECPFCGPRPEIEFRYAGEAHISRPLDPASLDDAAWAAYLYERSNPAGHHAERWHHVHGCRRYFNALRHTVTNIFSGSYPAGTPRPPLECGQ; this is encoded by the coding sequence ATGCTGGTTATCGAATGTCCGTTTTGCGGGCCCCGCCCCGAGATCGAATTCCGCTATGCGGGTGAGGCCCATATCAGCCGCCCGCTCGATCCGGCGTCGCTCGACGACGCGGCCTGGGCGGCCTATCTTTATGAGCGCAGCAATCCCGCGGGCCACCATGCCGAACGCTGGCATCATGTCCATGGCTGCCGCCGTTACTTCAACGCCTTGCGCCACACCGTGACCAACATCTTCTCGGGAAGCTACCCCGCCGGCACGCCGCGACCGCCGCTGGAGTGCGGACAATGA